AGACTTACACTCTTCCCACCAATCAGACTTGAACCGAGCATCATGGATTCAGGTATGGCATCATGCACCGTCCCGGCAAAAATCGCCATTCCTCCGACTCCCGATTGACTATCCTTTCCAGCCGTTCTAACCGGACGTTTACGACCTGCTCCCCCTTTACGGGAGATGTACCAATCAACACTCCAGTACCAAAGGCCATAATCCAACCGATGAGCTTCTTCGGGATATTTAAATACAGAGCGAGCAACGCCCCAATCATCACCGCTGAACCTGATATTGCGCCCCACATGGCAGCATTCAACAATTTCTTGTCGGTCAATAGGTATGGATATTCTAGAATCGGATTACACGCATTATACTTTGTGTGCAAACCAGGCTACCGTGAAGATTTGGACTTTCGGCCGCTGTTGTATCCAGATTTCTCTTCCGTTCCTTTTCGCTTTTTGTTATTTTCTTTTGTTCAGCTTATATAGATTGATTTATTAATATTATTAATATTATTAATATTTAATGCCATAATCACTATTTGCATACCCTATAGTTAAAATATTGGATTCATTTTCAAGGATATGGGTAACTTAACTTTTATAATCTCCTAAAGGATGGGATCACCTCATGGAACAAAACGTAAGTATGTTGTCTGACTGGTTAAATACCCATGTTGAGCAGACCCTTGTCATTGAAAAACACGAGCTTGAGGACATGGATATCGTCCACTTTAAGCTGGAAAGTGTTGAGTTTCGAAATGGTGAGGATACCGTCGACGATTATTTAGATAATGCACTGGTGCTAAAAGGGACTGGTAACACCACGAACGCTGACGGTGAGCGAGTCCCGTTGCCGCAACATAGTTATGAGATTGCTGTCAGCGGGCTCAATATGGGCCCCTCTGACGAGAAGAAACTTCAAGTCAATACCAAGCGGGCTAAATATATTCTCTCTATAGAGGAATAAAAGCAAAAAAAGAGGCTGAAGGGAACCTCCCTCAGCCTCTTTTTTTGACTACTCTTCACCGATAATTTCGACTTCCGTCTCCAATTCAACATCAAACTTGTCTTTTACCGTATTGCGTACATGATGAATTAATCCAATATAATCTGTAGCTGTAGCGTGATCTGCATTTACAATAAAACCAGCATGTTTTCTTGAAACTTCCGCCCCGCCGATCCGGGTACCCTGTAATCCGCTTTCTTGGATCAACTGTCCCGCATACCGCCCAGGTGGGCGCTTGAAGACACTTCCACAGGAAGGGTATTCAAGCGGCTGCTTAGATTCCCGTTGTTCAGTCAAATCATCCATAGCGGACTTAATTTCAGTAAATGTTCCAGCCCTCATGGAAAAAAGTGCCTCCAATACAATATACTCTCCACTGGCAAATATACTTTTTCTATATCCCCACTGGAGCATATCTCCGTGCATCGTATCGATTTGGCCATCTTTCCGCAGAACTAATGCACTCTGAAGCACATGGGAGACTTCCCCTCCATAGGCACCAGCGTTCATATACAGCGCTCCTCCTACTGTCCCGGGTATTCCACAGGCAAATTCGAGCCCAGTGAGCTCCTTTTCGAGGGCAAACCGGGAGACATCAATAATTTTGGCGCCGCATTGAGCGAATAAAACGTTATCTTCTTTTATCCCCATGCCTGACAAGCTGGAGGTCTGCAGAACTATTCCACGTACGCCACCATCCCTGATGATCACATTCGACCCATTCCCAAGAACAGTCAACGGGACTCCGTTCTGGTGCGCATATGTAACAATATTTTGAATTTCCTCATAAGTGGTGGGAATAGCGAGAATATCAGCCTGACCGCCCATTTTTGTAAACACATGATCTTTTAAGGACTCGTGGCTTTTTAGAATTCCAGCCTTAACGAGCTTTTGTAAATCCTCAAGTATTTTGCTTATGTTCATATTTCATGCTCCTTAAGCGGGATTATTGCAACCCCAACTTTAACAACGAACAGGCTTCTTTGTCAATGATGGGAGCACTATTATGTCATCAAAGCCATTATTTATTTGAATCAGCTCGACTCTTCCTGTCTCTGAATTTCTCTCTTCGATCGACTCTTTCGTTCTCATTCAGACGAGGGCATGTATAACAATAACTCCCACCTTCAGTAAGGTAATACAGGCAACAGCGGTTCCGCATCTGCACTGTTTTTTCCGGATCAGCTAGATCTTCAATTCTTCGAACTTGTACCTGAAACGGATTTTTGGCTAAACCGAAGATTTCAGGAGACAAATCATTTTTTAGACTTTCGTAGTCCATTTGAAGTTGATGAATAGTGTCGGCATTGTCTTGACCTTTAATCAAAATCTCCAGATAATAATTGAATTTAGTAGGAAATTGGCCCCAAATTTGACTTGCGGCTAGACCGCTAAGAGCAGATATGCAACGAATAAGGGGGAATGCTGTATTTTTATAAAAGTCCGCAAGCACCAAATGACGCCAATGATCCCGTTCGACCTTATCTTCTGGCCCTTTAATCGTGTCCCATTGATTCATAACATACACTACTCGGCAATAACCACTCGCGGGTACAAGGTGAATTGTAAGATTAGACAGACTCATGTTCGGAACCGTATTAAAAACAGATAATGAATACTGCAGCGCCATAGCTGCACTTGAAAACCAGCTGGCGAAATAGGCAGCCACGGCAGTATCATCGAGCGCTTTCATCAAGGGTTTATAGCATTCAATGAACTCCTGCATCTTCTCTTCCTTTACCAGATCGGCCGCTGCAAACGAAAATAGTGTACCCTCCGGAACCGAAAGCTGTAGGTCGAATTGGGTTGCCAGTTCATGAATCAATAGATCATCCTTCATTTCTTCTCCTCCTGTTCTCAGTTCAGATCTGATCCACCTTTACACCCCGGATGTTGTATAGGTCAGTCATAATATCTGATTCAAATCCCAAAACCTCACACAAAAGTTAACCAGAGTGGTGCCACTCCCGCCCCCGCATTCAACCCTAGAAGACCGAAGTCAGCAAGCGGGTTACGTGCTCATCCTTTGCATCATTGCACCTGCCACCGCGAAGCAGGCACTGACCATAGCTCCTGCCAATGTACGAGGGATGCGAAGCTCCTGTATGACTTGATGCTGCCCCCACAGTGACAGAGTAAGCTAAACCCACCATAATAGCTGCAAGTCCAAAGATTAGTATTTCTCCTACTCAAATGATAACAACAATCATTCTCTTTATCGCAAATAGTTCTATTATGTACATTCTGCATAGGCAAAAATAGGCAGGTCTTAGTATCTGTAGACACCGACCTGCATAATCTTCTTTGTCACTATTCATAAGGAATATATGATCCGCTGTGATTTCAGTCATGAGATTCGGTAATGTACTTATCTTTAAATGATATTGATTATCATTATCCGTGTCAACATATAAATAAAACAGCAGCCTATTCCCAAACTTCAGGACTGGCTGCTGTTAATAGAAAGTGTTATTTGTGCAAGTGGTAAGGGACTGTTGCGACAACAATATCCTTCTGATTCATAAGATAAGTTCGGATGAAAATGCTGGTCTGATTATGGAGAATCGCCTGCCACCAATGCTTCGTAATGAACTGTGGAATCAGAATCGTAATATGATCCGTGGATGAAGTCTTCCATTCTACAGTTTCAATGAACTTAACCAGCGGTCTTAAGATACTGCGATAACGTGAACGAAGCACGATCAAACGCACTCCCGGATTCCACTCTGCCCATTTCTGCTCCATCTTGCAAATTTCTTCTTCATCAAAACCAATATAAACGGCAACCACATTTTCGGTCAGTGATTTGGCATAGCTAATCGAATGAAGAACGGCACGAGTCACACCAGAAACCGGGACAATCACTGTACTTCCCTTGATTATCGGTTTCTCTGTATCCATTTGGATACGAAGCTGATCTGCAGTATTCATATAGTGAGTATAAATACGGAAGAAAACGAACATAACAAGCGGCAGGAAAATGAATGCCATCCACACACTGGAGAACTTGGTAATAATAAATATTAAGGTAATCGTTAATGTGGTAAGCATCCCCACCGTATTTACAGCAAATTTACTCTTCCACCCTTTAGGCTTGAGTCTATACCAACGAACCATCATTCCTAGCTGTGAAAGGGTAAAGGGAATGAATACACCCACGGCATACAGTGGAATTAGACCTTCTGTATTTCCGTGAAACGCAGCAACAAGCAATGCCGACATTACACCAAGAAATATAATACCATTTGAGAACCCTAGACGGTCGCCGCGGACCATGAAGGCATGAGGCATATATTTGTCTTTAGCCAACATACATGCGAGCAGCGGGAACGCAGAGTATGCTGTATTTGCAGCTAAGAACAAAATGACTGCTGTAA
Above is a window of Paenibacillus wynnii DNA encoding:
- the murB gene encoding UDP-N-acetylmuramate dehydrogenase, translating into MNISKILEDLQKLVKAGILKSHESLKDHVFTKMGGQADILAIPTTYEEIQNIVTYAHQNGVPLTVLGNGSNVIIRDGGVRGIVLQTSSLSGMGIKEDNVLFAQCGAKIIDVSRFALEKELTGLEFACGIPGTVGGALYMNAGAYGGEVSHVLQSALVLRKDGQIDTMHGDMLQWGYRKSIFASGEYIVLEALFSMRAGTFTEIKSAMDDLTEQRESKQPLEYPSCGSVFKRPPGRYAGQLIQESGLQGTRIGGAEVSRKHAGFIVNADHATATDYIGLIHHVRNTVKDKFDVELETEVEIIGEE
- a CDS encoding (2Fe-2S)-binding protein, translated to MKDDLLIHELATQFDLQLSVPEGTLFSFAAADLVKEEKMQEFIECYKPLMKALDDTAVAAYFASWFSSAAMALQYSLSVFNTVPNMSLSNLTIHLVPASGYCRVVYVMNQWDTIKGPEDKVERDHWRHLVLADFYKNTAFPLIRCISALSGLAASQIWGQFPTKFNYYLEILIKGQDNADTIHQLQMDYESLKNDLSPEIFGLAKNPFQVQVRRIEDLADPEKTVQMRNRCCLYYLTEGGSYCYTCPRLNENERVDRREKFRDRKSRADSNK
- a CDS encoding APC family permease, giving the protein MVSKVKRLLIGRPMKSNELDHEKLTKVKALAVLSSDALSSVAYGTEQILIVLVAAGFTAIWYSLPIAIAVLGLLAILILSYRQTIFAYPQGGGAYIVAKKNLGIPTGLLAGGSLLVDYILTVAVSASAGTDAITSAFPSLHNHTVLIAVVVILILTILNLRGVTESASFIAIPVYLFVVAIFVLIISGVVKYAAGGIHANVPEMGAVVSNVSLFLLLKAFSSGCSALTGVEAVSNAIPNFKAPAEKNAAKTLVLMGVILGSMFTGITLLAYWYGIMPNEKMTVISQIAESTFGRGGLYFFIQGITAVILFLAANTAYSAFPLLACMLAKDKYMPHAFMVRGDRLGFSNGIIFLGVMSALLVAAFHGNTEGLIPLYAVGVFIPFTLSQLGMMVRWYRLKPKGWKSKFAVNTVGMLTTLTITLIFIITKFSSVWMAFIFLPLVMFVFFRIYTHYMNTADQLRIQMDTEKPIIKGSTVIVPVSGVTRAVLHSISYAKSLTENVVAVYIGFDEEEICKMEQKWAEWNPGVRLIVLRSRYRSILRPLVKFIETVEWKTSSTDHITILIPQFITKHWWQAILHNQTSIFIRTYLMNQKDIVVATVPYHLHK